The Microbacterium forte sequence TCGAGAGCTGGCGCGTCCCGCACGGGGTGTCTGTCATCTACGAACGCGGCGCCGGCCGCCGCCCCGTCTCCGACCAACTCGACTGACCGCCACGAAACTGCGCGCGAACCCCGACCGCCGCGCGCGTCGCACACATGCACGGAGACGAGTGAGATGAAGTCGGCCATTTCGGACTGTTGCCCCCATTTCGGCGACGCGGGTCGTGTTGCCGTTCTTGCCGCTGGGCCTGACCAGACCCCACTCAGCAGCCGGTGGCGACACCGACCGGAGACTAGGGACGCTTCTTCGACCCAATCGACTTGAGCCCGCGGCGTCCACGGAGTAGACCGAGGTCCCGTCCTTGGTGCGGTCGTTCGAGCCGGCTCAACACAGCGTGCTGGGTCTCTGGCGTCCAAAAGATCGTGAGGCGCTCTCGAGCTCGGGTAACCGCGGTGTAGAAGATGCTGTGTGAGAAGCGGTCCTCGTTGGCGTCGGTGATCACAACCTTCACGGAATCGTACTCGAGACCTTGCGCCTTGTGGATGGAAACCGCGTAGGCGACTTGGAACGGAACCGTGTTGCTATTGGACTCGTCCTCCTCGTCGGTACTCCCCTGCTCCGAAACGGAGAAACGGACCGTCGAGCCGCCGAGCCACTGCAATCCGGAGACTCGCGCGACATCAAATGCCGTGAGTATCCGATCTAACTCGATGTCAAACTGGATCTGACCGGGGAAGGTTTCGATTCCAACAATCGTTCCTTTGAGGTTGTTGTAGATGACTCCTCTGAATCGCGAGGTGTCGCCGAATAAGACGGGGTCGCCGATCTTGTACGTTGAGACGCCCCAAACGGTCGCGTCGCCAGGATTGCCGCTCTGGAGGAACCGGTTGATGTTGTTAATGCCGTATAGGCCGTCGTAGTTGAGGCACAGGATGATCTCTTGGTCATTGCGTGGTGCGAAGAGGGTCTCGTCGAGCACGGCCGAGTAGCCGTAGTGAGCCAGCAACTCTTCGATGTTCGGCTCGATGCCGCGCACGGCATCCCAGAACTTCAGTAGCTGGTCGCTCTTCGTGCGGTAGGGGCTGGTGAGCTCGAACACCGAGGAGTCCGGCAGGAACGCCGGAGCCAACGTAAACCAGTTGCCGAATTTAATTGATTCGATCTGGTAACTGTCCCCGACAAGAACGAGTAGTTCGAACGATGTCCGCCGTAGCACCTGGAGGAGATCGTCGTTGCTGACGATGCTGCACTCGTCAATGAACAGCACGTCAAATTCGGTGCCGGTGTCGTTCCAGAGGTGGCTCGCGATCGTTCGAAACGTGGAGTTCTGGGCACTGACGCGCCGCTCAAGGTTGTTCTTCGCCGGATTGGTGTGCGCCAGGAACAACTTCCTCTTGTCGTTGAAAAAGTGAGCGATGTGGTCGATCATCGTCGACTTTCCCGTGCCGGCTGCACCGTAGATCAAGGCGACCTGGGAACTCGCGAACAGCGCTTTGAGCGCCGCCTCTTTCACCGGATCATCCACGGTCACCGTCGGCGTCTCTTCAAGCCATCGCTCGACCGCCTCGGTATAGCCGCCGATCCCAGATTTGGCGTGGGCCTGAAGTTCTTCGATGATCTCGACCGAGTCGTCTTCGTACTCCTGGACGAAGACGTGCTTCTTGTCGTGGACGAGGTCCCGCGCCGGGCGGTGCCCGTGCCAGAGCTTGCTGTTGAAGGTCGCGATCAAAGCGTCAAGGTCGCCGAAGCGCTCAAGCTCCTCATCGGGTGTGTAGAGCATGCCGTGCTGCTCGACGTTGTTCTTTACACGACGAGCAAGCAGCTCATGGACGCGGTCGCGAGTGTCCAGACTTTCGACCAGGTCGGAGAACGTGACGTTGTGCTTCTTCGGCGACGTGCAGAAGGGCATTGAATCGAATGGCTTGCATCCGCGATCCAGGTTGAGATTCGAAAGCAGGCTAGAAGTTTGAGAGCTGTACTGCTGCTTGAGGATCAGGTTATTCATCCTGAGCATGAGGTAGCGGATCATGTTGTGCCCGGGGCGTTGGCGGGAAATCAGATCGCGAGCCCTCTCAAGCACGGGAAAGATCGCCGCCTTCTGGACGCGCCGCGTGGCTTCATCTCGTAGCCCCGCAAACCCCGTGTCAGGAAGCGCGACGACATCGAGGAGTCCAGTCTCCGTGCGAGTTAAATACTCCATAAGCACGCGGTACTCACTGGACCCCGACGATACCTTCGACGCTACTCCGAACAACCGAGCGAAGTTGTCGAACTCGCACGGACGAATCGAGACCTCCCAGTCCGTGATGATGGTGATCGGCATCGTCTGGCCGAGCACGTCGATGGCTTCGGAAACCACGGTAAGGTTCGCCGCGTACTTGTCCGTCATCTCGATGTCTGTGAACGCAATGATGCGGTCGACCTTCTGCAAGTGATCAGTCGTCGCGCGGAAGACTACCTCGTAGAGAATCCGCCCCTTCGTGAAGATCGGCCGGATTCGATGGACGTAGTACCGGTTCCGAACACCTCCTGGTGTCGGATCGGCGCGGACGGCATCGATCCGGGCGGCGATCTTGCGGTGGTACTCGCGAAGTGAAGGATCGAGGTTGACCGGAAAATCCTCCAGATTATTGAGCGTCTCCATCTTGCAAGCAGCCCGCAGCAGCAGGCGAAGCCTGATGAGATACTCGTAGTACTTGAGCATCAGCCGCTCGGAGGTGTCACCATCCATCGTGTAGTGCGACACGCTCTCCTGTAGCAGCTTGTGAAAACGGTGCAGGAACTGAATGCGCTTTGGCGCTGACCCGATGGCGACCAGCGCCGCCTGAATCGCGTCGTAGTCATAGGCGGCATCACCACGGCCCGTGTGAACGCGAACCGCTGCTCCCTCGACGAGATTTCGAAGGTGTGACAAAACCACGAGCGACATAAGTGCACGATCGCCTTTCAGCGCAGCGATGCTGTCACAGATCGCACGATCGGCGCTACGGATCTGATCATCGACTGTTCTCATCGCCGCCCCCTTGCAAGCCCCGTTGTCGTGTCCAACCTGTGGCTCGTGCCAGAGCGCTGGGATGGATCGCTCTACGCTCAAAGTACCGCGCGTGGTTGCAATACGTCACGAACTAGCTCATCCAGCTCCTCATGCGCACCATCGAGACGAAACTCGACCACGCACCCCACGTCATCCACGGAAGCGGGCACACCAGTCCACTGCAAAGTCAGGTCCACAGGAATCCAATCAACGTCGACGGAAGATACCTATTCGACGGACGGCCTGACTCCTGAGGAGAGGTACTGCCCTATATCTCGGGTCCTGACAACTCAGGCCACCAACATCGGCGACCCCACCCACCCGCAGGTTGACACCCACACCCACCCGCCAACCCACGCCACGCCGCACACGCGACAACATCCGTGAGAATCCGCCACCTTTCGTGAGAACAGCGACAACTTTCGTGAGAAAGCGACAGGTTTCGTGAGAAACGACAAGAACGACCTATTCTTCCCGAGCGTCGTCTGTGACATCGCGTCGGCCGGTGACCTCGCCGCGCTCCTCGAGGTGGACACGAACTACGGACGGTGGCGAGGTGTCACCTCAGACGACGACACGTCCATCTCCATCGACGGTAGGCGAATCACGTACATCAACTCCCGCGAGGGCGTGCCGGACTGGAACGCGCTCGGCATCGATCTGGTCGTCGATTGCACCGGCCGCGGCGTCACCCGGGAAGCGGCTGAGCGGCATCTCGCAAACGGCGCCGAGCGCGTGCTGATCAGCGGCCCGAGCAAGACTGCTGAGGATTGCGACGCCGTGCTGCTACCGGGCATCAACCTGGACGACTACGACAGCGGTGCGCACAAGATCGTCAGCATGGCGAGTTGCACCACCAACGCACTTGCGGCCGTCGTCAAGGTTCTCCTCGAGTCCACGGGCATTCGCTTCGGTGTCTTCTCAACCGTCCATGCGTACACGAACACTCAGTCACTGACGGACCAACCGATGAAGTCCAGGAGAGACTCCCGGGCCGGCGCGGAGAACATCGTCCCTTCCTCTTCCGGCGCTGCGAAAGCCCTGGGTTTCATCTGGCCGGATCTTCAGATCACCGGCAAGGCCTATCGGGTACCCGTCCGCACCGGCAGCATCGTGGAGCTCAACGTGATTCCGGAGCACGAGATCGCGACGGAGGATCTTCGCGACCTGTTCCGGAAGGCTGCGACTGCCGGGGCCCTCCACGGCATCCTTGATGTGTTCGAAGACGAGTGGACCTCGGCCCGCATCGTCGGAGATCCGCACTCCTCGATCGTGGACCTTCCGCTGACCCAGTCATTCAACGGCATGGTTTCCGTGGCGGCTTGGTACGACAACGAAGCCGGATTCTCGATGCGTCTCGCCGAGACAGCTGCCCGCTTGGCATCCACAGACATGTGAGTGGCCTGCAGCGGGGCGATGACAAACGCGGCTCACGCATCAGTCCGGTTTACATCGCCGCTCGTCCCCCTCGGGCAGTCGAGCAATGTTGGAAGGCACTCCGCGTAACTCCCCCAGCCAGAGGCGAGCCCGCGAATCAAGCGGCTGTGTCATGGACAACGGTATGGGTGGCACCCGCCCCTGCTGAGACCGGGGATGGCTAGACCATCCCGCATCTCATCTACCAACGGTAGAAGGAGAATCCGAGGCCGTCGCACAGCGGCGCCCTCAGCCCGAGCTCAACGCACAGCGTCAGAACGGCCCATGAGACCCCCGGGGAGCATCCGCTCCTCGGGGGTTTTCTCTCGCTTACGGGTCGATGTGTCACTTTCGGGTTCGCAAAAGCGGAACATCCGGCGATCGCACACGCCCTGAAAACACCAGGTCAAGAGCCGAAAGCGTCAACCGCCGCCGGCGTGTACCGTATCTGCGTGCCGCTTTCGTGCGCGTCGAATGTGCTCCTGACCTGGGCTATTGAGCGATTGTTCCGTTTGTTCCGCGGATTTCCCGGAACTACATGCGTGCGTGTGCGCATGCGCGTGTGTGTGGGGTTTCCCGAAATCGATGGAACAAACGGAACAGACTCTCTTCTTTCTCTCTCTTTCCCTTGAAAAATCAACCAAAACCGCCCGACACCCTGTACCTTTTCTGCCCCACGTGCTCCCCAAAAGTGACACATCCCACGTGCTCCTGAACTCGACAATTTGCCGCTGAGCTGGGGAAACAACGGATCTGCGTTGTGTCGCTTTTGCGCGCCAGAAAAGGTACATCGGCCTCCGAGCGCCCATTTTGGGCTCCGCGGTACAGACCAGCGAAAGGCCGTCTCATGCGAAACGTCGACGACAACCTCACCACCGCCATCAGCGAGCTCCAGTGCGTGCAGACCGGAACGCCCGCGACCATCGACGAGCTGAACGCCATCCGCATCGCCCGAGATCGCATAGAACTGCTCCTGCGCTCCTGTGTCACTGAGCTACGCGAACACCCCACTCTCCCAGCGTCCTGGAAGGACATCTCCACGGCATTGGACTCCGACTCCGCACATGCAGTTCGCAAGCGCTTCTCCACGACGCTCGCCGTCGAGCTGGAGCAGGCGGAGCGTTTCTGGGGTGAGTACGGAACCCGCTTTGTGTGGGATCTTCTCCCCAACGGCTTCCTCTACGCCCTGTACCGGAGCTGGCTCGTGAACGCGCTCCCCGGTCACGCTGGCCTCTCGAAGGAGACCTTCATGCGTCGGCTCCTCACGGTTGTTCAGGAGTCGGGAGGTTGGGAGCACGTTCGCGTGCGCGCTGGCGACCGTATGCGCAGCCCTGAGCCTCTGCTCAAGCTCTTCACCACGTGGTCCCCCTCGTCCATCGAAGGACGAGCCGTTTGGGGTTTCAAGCGGATCCTCGGAGGAACCGCTGAATCCTCGCCCAGACGCATATCCGAAATTCACGATCGCTCCCAGGAATCGAGACACCAATGACGACAACCGAGCAGCAGAGCCAGACTCGCACCTTCATCACGACCGCGCAGGTGCGCGCACAGGATCTCCACGACGACGACTTCATCCTCCTCGAGGGCGAATGGCGGGCGATGATGGACATCCATCGCAACAGCGACTCAGTGATGTCCATGGTTTCTGACGGCGATCGGGATCTGTCCGCGATCAAGGACGAGATCGCAGCCGTCCGTATGGACACCCGACAGAACGGAGCGCCGGGCGTACAGGGGCAGATCAGTCGCCCCGGCACGCATCCCGCAGTGTTCGCGAGCAGCGAGGTCAACGTGCTGTCTCACCCGGGCAATGACGGGGTAGACGAGCGCACCGACACGCGAACTGTTCGAACCACCTCAGCGATTGCTGCGCTCCTGGACTCCGGCGAGTACGTGGCAGCACGATTCGTCCTCGACGAAGCCTCCGACGGAAGCGTCGTCGACGACGCCTGGGCAGTCTTCCGGCAGTGGGATCTCGTCACCGTCCAGATCGAGGAGGTAGTTACCGCATGACCGCCAGCACCCTCTTCAACCGCGAGGCCCTCCCCGGGGTGATCAGCAGCAAGTGCGTTCCCACGGAGTACGACATCGAGACGATCAGCCGCGCCGGCATCACGATCATCACCCTGATCGACGATCGCTGGCGCCGTTTCTCGGGGCTTTCGCTGCGCAGTGCACTCCGTCGTGCTGAAGCGGCTCAGGATCCCCGTGATCCGATCCACCACCGGCCCTACCCGGATCCGCGAGAGGTGTCGTGGGCCCCGGTGAAGCGGAGTCCTCTGGGGCGCCTGCTGAACTGGGCCGCCCGGCGCCGCTAGCTCGCCTGGAGGCGTTCGAGGAACTCCTTGAACGCCTCCTCCGCGACATCCTTCGACTCGTGCACTCCGAGCATCACGCGGTGGAGGGGCATCCCCTCGAGCTTCACCTCGGCCTGAGCCTCGAATCCGTTGCCCATGTTCCGGATCAGTGGCATCACGCTCACGACGTGATCGGCGTTGATCCACATCGACGGCGCTTTACCTGTCGGGTCGGGTAGCTCGAGCAGTTGCATGCCCCTCACCGTATAGACCAACCCGGCATCTGGCTATGACGCCGCCGGCACTACCGACTTCCAGGAGCGCAGATGCCACTCACTCAGATCCCCCGCGACGCATGGGGGCAGGACGCCATTGAGATAGAGAAGCTGATTCCCTTCGACGGCATCTGTCGCATGTGCGGGAACTGGCGTTGTGCGGACTGTGGCGTCGTCCGTGCGCGAAGGAACCGCTTCAGCGCGGGCCCGCAACAGTGCTCGACCTGCAAGAGCCTCAACGGTCGGATGGAGCCGACCCGGCATCATCCTGGTCGGGTCCTGGACTGCTACCTCATGTTCCTAAGACTCGTCGCTGGCGGACTCGCGGCGCGGTACCCGGTCGAGGAGCCGCTCCCAGATCCGGCCGTGGCGCTCATCGCGCTCGTCCGAGGGTCTCGTGGTCCGTCCCGGCATGACGCAGACATGTACATCACTCACGAGCCTGCCCTTCCGGTCGACTGGCCGAACGGGCACGTTTCCGTCGAATCAAGCGACTCCGATGGTGTCGGTGCTCTCGGCGAGGATCAGGTCGACGTGACGCTCACTGGTGTGGATGTCGACGAATGCATGCTGATCACGATCGGCGACTACCATCACTATCTCCACAGCACGACCACGAGGGAACTCAGCAACATGCTGCGATCGCTCGTGGGTCACCGCGCGAGTGTGACGATCCACGGGATGCGCCACTCGCTCCGAGAGGACGCCGTTACAGTGCTCGACGTCCAGCTGCGCCAGAGGATCGCCGAGTGGAACGCCCGCGCCTGCAGCCTCGGATTCCCTGGAGTCTGACGACGAGTCGAACGGCATCGACGAGGGTCGAGTATCGTCTGTCACGGCTGGGGGCGGACCGCGAGTGGAATCCCACCGCCCCGCATGCCCGAAAAGAAGGGAGGAGACACTCATGACCGAGAACACCTGGCACCAGGCGTACCTCTCACTGCTCGAAACACTGCGGACAGCACAGCAGGAGCGCGATCGTCGAATGGACTTCGTCAGGGCAGACGACGGATCACAGGAGCTCGGATGGGTCATCTTCGAGCGCGGCCGCATGCTCGACGCGGTCAACAAGCTGCGAGACCAGTCGAACGCTGCACCCGTCGACCTAGATGACGTGGTACGCGCTGAGACCAGTGCTTGCGGCCACTCCGATTACACGTCGAAGTTCGCGATCCGCTGCGCCGACCTCGTCCTCGCGTAGAGAGCTTCACACTCTAGAGGGTCGGCGACAGACTAACTTTTCCGTTCCATATCCAGAGTCAACCCACGTGCCTTCGCGTAGATCTTGCGGAGGCGGAAGAACTCCTTCCGTGAAGGATGACTTCGGTGTTCCTCGAAGTACGGTGCGATGTCCTGGAACTGATCGGCCATCGGCCAGTTCTCGATCCAATGCTCCCATCTGCTGGCGTTCGCGACCCAGGTCTCGACCACCCAGCTGATCGTCCTCGCGACGAGCTCGAGAGGTGTCAAGTTCCCCGGATCGTTGTTGCTCATGATCCAGTAGTCGCCAACGACCGGCGGGGGCGGGAAGATCGCCCGCGCACCAGCCTCGGGCGTCT is a genomic window containing:
- a CDS encoding ATP-dependent RecD-like DNA helicase, translated to MRTVDDQIRSADRAICDSIAALKGDRALMSLVVLSHLRNLVEGAAVRVHTGRGDAAYDYDAIQAALVAIGSAPKRIQFLHRFHKLLQESVSHYTMDGDTSERLMLKYYEYLIRLRLLLRAACKMETLNNLEDFPVNLDPSLREYHRKIAARIDAVRADPTPGGVRNRYYVHRIRPIFTKGRILYEVVFRATTDHLQKVDRIIAFTDIEMTDKYAANLTVVSEAIDVLGQTMPITIITDWEVSIRPCEFDNFARLFGVASKVSSGSSEYRVLMEYLTRTETGLLDVVALPDTGFAGLRDEATRRVQKAAIFPVLERARDLISRQRPGHNMIRYLMLRMNNLILKQQYSSQTSSLLSNLNLDRGCKPFDSMPFCTSPKKHNVTFSDLVESLDTRDRVHELLARRVKNNVEQHGMLYTPDEELERFGDLDALIATFNSKLWHGHRPARDLVHDKKHVFVQEYEDDSVEIIEELQAHAKSGIGGYTEAVERWLEETPTVTVDDPVKEAALKALFASSQVALIYGAAGTGKSTMIDHIAHFFNDKRKLFLAHTNPAKNNLERRVSAQNSTFRTIASHLWNDTGTEFDVLFIDECSIVSNDDLLQVLRRTSFELLVLVGDSYQIESIKFGNWFTLAPAFLPDSSVFELTSPYRTKSDQLLKFWDAVRGIEPNIEELLAHYGYSAVLDETLFAPRNDQEIILCLNYDGLYGINNINRFLQSGNPGDATVWGVSTYKIGDPVLFGDTSRFRGVIYNNLKGTIVGIETFPGQIQFDIELDRILTAFDVARVSGLQWLGGSTVRFSVSEQGSTDEEDESNSNTVPFQVAYAVSIHKAQGLEYDSVKVVITDANEDRFSHSIFYTAVTRARERLTIFWTPETQHAVLSRLERPHQGRDLGLLRGRRGLKSIGSKKRP
- a CDS encoding type I glyceraldehyde-3-phosphate dehydrogenase; translation: MRNDKNDLFFPSVVCDIASAGDLAALLEVDTNYGRWRGVTSDDDTSISIDGRRITYINSREGVPDWNALGIDLVVDCTGRGVTREAAERHLANGAERVLISGPSKTAEDCDAVLLPGINLDDYDSGAHKIVSMASCTTNALAAVVKVLLESTGIRFGVFSTVHAYTNTQSLTDQPMKSRRDSRAGAENIVPSSSGAAKALGFIWPDLQITGKAYRVPVRTGSIVELNVIPEHEIATEDLRDLFRKAATAGALHGILDVFEDEWTSARIVGDPHSSIVDLPLTQSFNGMVSVAAWYDNEAGFSMRLAETAARLASTDM
- a CDS encoding primase-like DNA-binding domain-containing protein; protein product: MRNVDDNLTTAISELQCVQTGTPATIDELNAIRIARDRIELLLRSCVTELREHPTLPASWKDISTALDSDSAHAVRKRFSTTLAVELEQAERFWGEYGTRFVWDLLPNGFLYALYRSWLVNALPGHAGLSKETFMRRLLTVVQESGGWEHVRVRAGDRMRSPEPLLKLFTTWSPSSIEGRAVWGFKRILGGTAESSPRRISEIHDRSQESRHQ